A genome region from Oceanibaculum indicum P24 includes the following:
- the recO gene encoding DNA repair protein RecO — protein MDWTDDGIVLSTRPHGEGSLVLSLLTVDRGRHAGLVRGGGSGRQRGMFQPGNLVRASWRARLAEHLGNYSCELLQAHAAAYLEDPLKLSALASACAVADGALAEREPHPAVYEGLLALIGLLDSAVWAAAYVKWETGLLADLGFGLDLSRCAATGLNDDLAYVSPRTGRAVSLSAGEPYRDRLLRLPGFLIGRGDDTPEEILHGLDLTGFFLDRHVFGLNHKPLPAARIRFIDRLRQSATISGGGVTE, from the coding sequence ATGGACTGGACCGACGACGGAATCGTGCTGAGTACGCGGCCGCATGGCGAAGGCTCACTCGTCCTGTCGCTGCTGACAGTGGATCGTGGCCGCCATGCCGGGTTGGTGCGCGGCGGCGGATCGGGGCGCCAGCGCGGCATGTTCCAGCCGGGCAATCTGGTCCGGGCGAGCTGGCGGGCGCGCCTGGCTGAGCATCTGGGCAATTACAGCTGCGAGCTGCTACAGGCTCATGCCGCGGCCTATCTGGAAGACCCGCTGAAGCTCTCTGCGCTGGCCTCGGCCTGCGCCGTCGCCGATGGCGCGCTGGCCGAGCGGGAGCCGCATCCGGCGGTCTATGAGGGGTTGCTGGCGCTGATCGGGCTGCTGGACAGCGCGGTCTGGGCCGCCGCCTATGTGAAATGGGAAACCGGCCTGCTAGCCGATCTGGGCTTTGGGCTCGATCTTTCGCGCTGCGCCGCCACCGGCCTGAACGACGACCTGGCTTATGTCAGCCCGCGCACCGGCCGCGCGGTGTCGCTGTCGGCGGGCGAGCCTTACCGCGACCGGCTGCTGCGGCTGCCGGGCTTCCTGATCGGCCGAGGCGACGACACGCCGGAGGAAATACTGCACGGGCTGGATCTCACCGGCTTCTTTCTGGACCGGCATGTGTTCGGCCTGAATCATAAGCCGCTGCCGGCGGCGCGCATACGATTCATTGACCGGCTGCGGCAGTCGGCTACTATATCTGGTGGAGGTGTGACCGAATGA
- a CDS encoding biotin transporter BioY: protein MTSMTGSQALVQRYWPAREQAGMAQGAIRALALIAFGSLFLAVMAQVKVPMWPVPITFQTFAVLLLGLTYGARLGTATILAHVAQGAMGLPVFAGGAGGIAVLMGPTGGYIAGFVLAVMLTGWLADRGWSRRILPAIAALVLGNLAIYALGTGYLNSAFIGDWQKTLAVGVLPFLVGDALKIALAVSVLQLGWRSRN from the coding sequence ATGACGAGCATGACCGGATCTCAGGCGCTGGTGCAGCGCTATTGGCCCGCGCGCGAACAGGCCGGAATGGCGCAGGGCGCTATCCGGGCGCTGGCACTGATCGCCTTCGGCAGCCTGTTCCTGGCCGTCATGGCGCAGGTGAAGGTACCGATGTGGCCGGTGCCGATCACCTTCCAGACCTTCGCCGTCCTGCTGCTGGGCCTGACCTATGGCGCGCGGCTGGGCACCGCGACCATTCTGGCGCATGTCGCGCAGGGTGCCATGGGCCTGCCGGTCTTTGCCGGTGGTGCGGGCGGCATCGCCGTGCTGATGGGGCCTACCGGCGGCTATATTGCCGGCTTCGTGCTGGCAGTCATGCTGACCGGCTGGCTGGCGGATCGCGGCTGGTCGCGGCGCATCCTGCCGGCCATCGCCGCACTGGTGCTGGGCAACCTGGCGATCTATGCGCTGGGGACCGGCTATCTGAACAGTGCCTTCATTGGCGACTGGCAGAAGACCCTGGCGGTCGGCGTTCTGCCCTTCCTGGTGGGCGATGCGCTGAAGATCGCCCTGGCGGTTTCGGTGCTGCAGCTGGGATGGCGCAGCCGGAATTGA
- a CDS encoding alpha-E domain-containing protein, with amino-acid sequence MTVLLSRYAECVFWMARYMERAENLARILDVHETFTRDRSGSVNWSSVVSIYSDDARFYERHAQANAKAVLDFYLLDRDNPSSILSSIRAARENARTLRPLISTEMWTHINVFYNNMNAMTQADIAMAGVSQTCAQIKENCQTHFGITEGTFYRDASWYFYLLGKYLERADQTSRILDIKYHLLAPSNQALGAAIDTSQWNALLRSVAGYHAFRRAHSRGFSPALVADFLLFDSSFPRSVTMCFHMVDDLLHRMRSRYGLRGGAAALERLDEVRAALDEQKIDSVLKEGLHEFADWIQRQAMDIAGDIQREFFV; translated from the coding sequence GTGACGGTCCTGCTCTCCCGTTACGCCGAGTGCGTGTTCTGGATGGCCCGCTATATGGAGCGGGCCGAGAATCTCGCCCGTATCCTCGATGTGCACGAAACCTTCACGCGTGATCGCAGCGGCAGCGTTAACTGGAGTTCCGTCGTCTCCATTTATTCCGACGACGCCCGCTTCTACGAACGTCATGCCCAGGCAAACGCCAAGGCGGTGCTCGATTTCTACCTGCTGGATCGGGACAATCCCAGCTCGATCCTGTCGTCGATCCGCGCCGCGCGGGAAAATGCGCGCACGCTCCGGCCGCTGATCAGCACCGAGATGTGGACCCACATCAACGTGTTCTACAACAATATGAACGCGATGACCCAGGCCGACATCGCCATGGCCGGCGTGTCGCAGACCTGCGCGCAGATCAAGGAAAACTGCCAGACCCATTTCGGCATCACGGAGGGTACCTTCTACCGCGATGCCAGCTGGTACTTCTATCTACTTGGAAAATATCTGGAACGCGCCGACCAGACCTCGCGCATCCTGGATATCAAGTACCATCTTCTGGCGCCCTCGAATCAGGCGCTGGGTGCCGCCATCGACACCAGCCAGTGGAACGCGCTGCTGCGTTCCGTCGCCGGCTACCACGCTTTCCGGCGGGCGCATTCGCGGGGCTTCAGCCCGGCGCTGGTTGCCGACTTCCTGCTGTTCGACAGCAGCTTCCCACGGTCGGTCACCATGTGCTTTCATATGGTGGATGATCTGCTGCACCGGATGCGCAGCCGCTACGGCTTGCGCGGTGGCGCGGCGGCGCTGGAGCGGCTGGACGAGGTCCGGGCCGCCCTCGACGAGCAGAAGATCGACAGCGTCCTGAAGGAAGGGCTGCACGAGTTCGCGGACTGGATTCAGCGTCAGGCCATGGATATCGCCGGCGATATCCAGCGCGAATTTTTCGTATAG
- a CDS encoding arginyltransferase yields MFLGDRNILTAPVYFFRTAPMPCPYLNNRVERRLVADLGKAVTQAHYDQLAIAGFRRSQNLVYRPACPGCQACVPVRLRARDFQPSRSQRRILRANAHLHGEAVPASASWEQYRLFTAYQAGRHLGGEMSFMTYEDYRDMVEVSPIDTWLVEYRDRDQKLVAVMLADRQSDGLSAVYSFYNPAAPRHGLGTFMILDAVNRTLQAGLDYLYLGYWIKGSQKMAYKTRFRPLEGLGMNGWELLDPENPEVSRCGTDRPAPTMFANPGLYP; encoded by the coding sequence ATGTTCCTGGGAGACCGCAACATTCTGACCGCGCCGGTCTATTTCTTCCGGACCGCGCCGATGCCCTGTCCCTACCTGAACAACCGGGTGGAGCGGCGGCTGGTCGCCGATCTGGGCAAGGCGGTCACCCAGGCGCATTATGACCAGCTTGCCATCGCCGGTTTCCGGCGCAGCCAGAACCTGGTCTATCGGCCGGCCTGCCCCGGATGCCAGGCCTGTGTGCCGGTGCGCCTGCGCGCCCGCGATTTCCAGCCCAGCCGCAGCCAGCGTCGGATTCTGCGCGCCAATGCCCACCTGCATGGCGAAGCGGTTCCCGCATCGGCCAGCTGGGAGCAGTACAGGCTGTTCACCGCCTATCAGGCCGGACGGCATCTCGGCGGCGAGATGTCCTTCATGACCTATGAGGATTATCGGGACATGGTCGAGGTGTCGCCCATCGACACCTGGCTGGTGGAATATCGCGACCGTGACCAGAAGCTGGTGGCGGTCATGCTGGCGGACCGTCAGAGCGACGGGCTGTCGGCGGTGTACAGCTTCTACAATCCGGCGGCGCCGCGCCACGGGCTCGGCACCTTCATGATTCTGGATGCCGTCAACCGCACCCTCCAGGCCGGGCTGGACTATCTCTATCTCGGCTATTGGATCAAGGGCAGCCAGAAGATGGCCTACAAGACCCGCTTCAGGCCGCTGGAAGGCCTTGGCATGAATGGTTGGGAACTGCTGGACCCGGAGAACCCCGAAGTGTCGCGCTGCGGCACCGACCGGCCGGCCCCCACCATGTTCGCCAATCCCGGCCTATATCCGTGA
- the era gene encoding GTPase Era has product MTDTAAPAGTRCGYVALVGAPNAGKSTLMNALIGGKVSIVSPKVQTTRTRVTGIIAEGDSQIIFVDTPGIFVPKRRLDRAMVRAAWDGAKDADRIVLLVDASQARLDEDSERIIAELEKSGQTAMLALNKIDLVKHREVLLARAQALNERFPFTRIFMISAATGDGIADLRAHLAGEMPEGPWLYPEDEMTDMPLRLLAAEVTREKLFLNYHQEVPYGLTVETEKWEDFKDGSVKIDQTIYVQRDNHKAIVLGKGGQAIRRVREQSQSELEAMMERKVHLFLFVKVRESWDEDPERFKPWGLEWNA; this is encoded by the coding sequence ATGACCGACACAGCGGCTCCGGCCGGTACGCGCTGCGGCTATGTCGCGCTGGTCGGCGCGCCGAATGCCGGCAAATCCACGCTGATGAACGCGCTGATCGGCGGCAAGGTGTCCATCGTCAGCCCAAAGGTGCAGACCACCCGCACGCGGGTCACCGGCATCATCGCGGAAGGTGACAGCCAGATCATCTTCGTCGATACACCGGGCATCTTCGTGCCGAAGCGGCGGCTGGACCGCGCGATGGTGCGCGCCGCCTGGGACGGGGCGAAGGACGCGGACCGGATCGTGCTGCTGGTCGATGCCTCGCAGGCCCGGCTGGATGAGGATAGCGAGCGGATTATCGCCGAGCTTGAGAAGTCCGGCCAGACGGCCATGCTGGCGCTGAACAAGATCGACCTTGTGAAGCACCGTGAGGTCCTGCTGGCCAGGGCTCAGGCGCTGAATGAACGCTTCCCCTTCACCCGGATTTTCATGATCTCGGCGGCGACGGGTGACGGCATTGCCGATCTGCGCGCCCATCTCGCCGGCGAGATGCCGGAAGGACCGTGGCTCTATCCCGAGGATGAGATGACCGACATGCCGCTGCGCCTGCTGGCGGCGGAGGTCACCCGCGAGAAGCTGTTCCTGAACTACCATCAGGAAGTCCCTTACGGCCTCACCGTCGAGACCGAGAAGTGGGAGGATTTCAAGGACGGGTCGGTGAAGATCGACCAGACCATCTATGTCCAGCGCGACAACCACAAGGCCATCGTGCTGGGCAAGGGCGGGCAGGCGATCCGCCGGGTGCGCGAACAGTCACAAAGCGAGCTGGAAGCGATGATGGAGCGCAAGGTGCATCTCTTCCTGTTTGTGAAGGTCCGCGAATCCTGGGATGAGGACCCGGAGCGCTTCAAGCCCTGGGGGCTGGAATGGAACGCGTGA
- the rnc gene encoding ribonuclease III, with amino-acid sequence MAQGATDTDIETLSARLGHDFARPALLTEALTHLSATERRSAAYERLEFLGDRVLGLVVAEALLERFPKEREGDIAKRHVGLVRREALAQVARTIRLGDHLKLSRSEADAGGRDNDALLADALEAVIAALYLDGGLEAARSFVLREWEVQLADSGRPPQDAKTGLQEWAQGRGLPLPSYREVGREGPAHQPVFTVEVTVKGQEPAEGTGPSKRVAEQQAAQALLDRVTKGKGT; translated from the coding sequence ATGGCGCAGGGCGCCACTGACACCGATATAGAGACGCTCTCTGCACGGCTGGGGCATGATTTCGCACGGCCGGCGTTGCTGACCGAGGCGCTGACCCATCTGAGCGCTACGGAGCGCCGCTCGGCGGCCTATGAGCGGCTGGAATTCCTGGGCGACCGGGTACTGGGGCTGGTCGTCGCTGAGGCGCTGTTGGAACGTTTCCCGAAGGAACGTGAGGGCGACATCGCCAAGCGGCATGTCGGGCTGGTGCGGCGCGAGGCGCTGGCCCAGGTGGCCAGGACAATCCGGCTGGGCGATCATCTGAAGCTGTCGCGCAGCGAGGCCGATGCCGGCGGGCGCGACAATGATGCGCTGCTGGCGGATGCGCTGGAGGCGGTCATCGCTGCCCTCTACCTCGATGGCGGGCTGGAGGCGGCCCGAAGCTTCGTGCTGCGCGAGTGGGAAGTGCAACTGGCGGATTCCGGCCGCCCGCCGCAGGATGCCAAGACGGGTCTGCAGGAATGGGCGCAGGGGCGGGGGCTGCCGCTGCCCAGCTACCGCGAGGTCGGGCGGGAAGGGCCGGCACACCAGCCGGTCTTCACCGTCGAGGTGACGGTGAAGGGCCAGGAACCAGCCGAGGGTACCGGCCCCTCGAAACGTGTTGCGGAACAGCAGGCAGCGCAGGCGCTGCTCGACAGGGTGACAAAGGGAAAAGGCACATGA
- a CDS encoding TRAP transporter substrate-binding protein, whose amino-acid sequence MERRKFLKSAALGGAGVAATAAAFPAPALSQGKMEWRMVTSWPKGLPGLGTGAERLAKRITDASDGRLTIKVFAGGELVPALQVWDAVSSGTADMGHDAAYYHMGKSAGTPFFSTVPFGMTTHELNAWIKWGGGQQLWDEFYAPFNLKAFHAGNTGVQMGGWFRKEITSVDDLKGLKFRMPGQGGQVLQKLGATVVLLPGGEIFPALQSGAIDGTEWVGPYNDLSLGFHQVAKFYYYPGFHEPAPGIQATFNKAKFDALPNDLKILVESCCAAENELMVAEFNQRSGPALQTLIRDHGVQLKQFSREILEAFGTKSGELMEEILASNDPMVKKIAEEYLKARRLLMSYTRITEQGYTNARSLPFKYPG is encoded by the coding sequence ATGGAACGTCGTAAATTTCTGAAGAGCGCTGCGCTTGGCGGTGCTGGCGTCGCGGCTACCGCCGCGGCCTTCCCGGCCCCGGCCCTCAGCCAGGGCAAGATGGAATGGCGCATGGTCACCAGCTGGCCGAAGGGGCTTCCGGGCCTCGGCACGGGTGCTGAACGCCTGGCCAAGCGCATCACCGATGCCAGCGACGGCCGCCTGACCATCAAGGTTTTCGCCGGCGGCGAGTTGGTCCCCGCCCTTCAGGTCTGGGACGCCGTGTCCAGCGGCACCGCCGATATGGGCCATGACGCAGCCTATTATCACATGGGCAAGTCGGCCGGCACGCCGTTCTTCTCGACCGTGCCGTTCGGCATGACCACGCATGAGCTGAACGCCTGGATCAAGTGGGGCGGCGGACAGCAGCTGTGGGACGAGTTCTACGCGCCCTTCAACCTGAAGGCGTTCCATGCCGGCAATACCGGTGTGCAGATGGGTGGCTGGTTCCGCAAGGAAATCACCAGTGTTGACGATCTGAAGGGGCTGAAGTTCCGCATGCCGGGCCAGGGTGGCCAGGTGCTGCAGAAGCTGGGTGCCACCGTTGTGCTGCTGCCGGGCGGTGAGATTTTCCCGGCCCTGCAGTCTGGCGCCATCGACGGCACCGAGTGGGTCGGCCCCTATAACGACCTGTCGCTCGGCTTCCACCAGGTCGCAAAATTCTACTACTATCCGGGCTTCCACGAGCCGGCCCCGGGCATCCAGGCGACCTTCAACAAGGCGAAGTTCGACGCGCTTCCGAATGACCTGAAGATTCTCGTCGAATCCTGCTGCGCCGCCGAGAACGAGTTGATGGTGGCCGAGTTCAACCAGCGCTCAGGCCCGGCCCTGCAGACGCTGATCCGCGATCATGGCGTGCAGCTGAAGCAGTTCTCGCGCGAGATCCTGGAGGCTTTCGGCACCAAGTCCGGCGAGTTGATGGAAGAGATTCTGGCCAGCAACGATCCGATGGTGAAGAAGATCGCCGAGGAGTATCTGAAGGCCCGCCGCCTGCTGATGAGCTACACCCGCATCACGGAACAGGGCTACACCAACGCCCGGTCGCTGCCCTTCAAATATCCGGGCTGA
- the parC gene encoding DNA topoisomerase IV subunit A translates to MTKSQTTGEIRDTGLAEALSERYLSYALSTIMSRSLPDVRDGLKPVHRRLLFAMRQLGLVSSQGHKKSARVVGDVIGKYHPHGDSAIYDALVRLAQDFAQRYPLIDGQGNFGNIDGDNAAAMRYTEARLTPVAELLLEGIDEDAVDFRQTYDGETEEPVVLPAAFPNLLANGSQGIAVGMATSIPPHNVAELCGALSHIVKEEMLGGGGPVSTASLLAHIKGPDFPTGGSIAEAPEAILQAYETGRGSFRVRARWQVEKLNHGLFQIVVTEIPYQVQKSRLVEKIAELMQAKKLAMLGDVRDESTADVRLVLEPKSRNVDPAVLMESLFRQTELENRISLNMNLLDREGVPRVMTLREVLRDYLAHREEVLRRRTAHRLEHIARRLEILGGYLIAYLNLDEVIRIIREEDEPKQELMTRFDLSDLQAESILNMRLRALRKLEEIEIRKEFDALTEEQADLTDLMAKEPRRWKIVGKQIADLQKRFGQDTALGKRRTDIEGPPSETVVPLEAMVEREPVTVLCSAKGWVRALRGHNLDVAETKYKEGDEARFAIPCETTDKLLVFTADGRFFTIGVDKLPRGRGFGEPIRLMIDLAQDKDIVALMVHKPGRRLLVASDDGRGFLVKEEDVLAQTRTGRQVVNPGDGASATICIPAEGDSVAVVGSNRKLLIFALEEIPEMQRGRGVILQKYAGGKLTDVKVFNLADGISWTLNGGRVRTETDLLTWRMKRAGAGRLVPRGFPQNNRFN, encoded by the coding sequence ATGACCAAGAGCCAGACAACCGGCGAAATCCGCGATACAGGCCTGGCGGAGGCGCTCAGCGAGCGCTACCTGTCCTATGCGCTCTCGACCATCATGTCGCGGTCGCTGCCCGATGTGCGCGACGGGCTGAAGCCGGTGCATCGCCGCCTGCTGTTCGCCATGCGCCAGCTGGGGCTGGTATCCAGCCAGGGACACAAGAAGTCGGCCCGCGTGGTCGGCGATGTCATCGGTAAATATCACCCGCATGGCGATTCGGCGATCTATGACGCGCTGGTCCGTCTGGCGCAGGATTTCGCGCAGCGCTATCCGCTGATCGACGGGCAGGGCAATTTCGGCAATATCGACGGCGATAACGCGGCGGCCATGCGGTACACCGAGGCGCGGCTGACACCGGTGGCCGAGCTGCTGCTGGAAGGCATCGACGAGGATGCCGTCGATTTCCGCCAGACCTACGACGGTGAGACGGAGGAGCCGGTGGTGCTGCCGGCGGCCTTCCCGAACCTGCTCGCCAATGGCAGCCAGGGCATCGCGGTCGGCATGGCGACAAGCATTCCGCCGCATAATGTGGCGGAGCTGTGCGGCGCGCTTAGCCATATCGTGAAGGAAGAGATGCTGGGCGGCGGCGGCCCGGTCTCCACGGCGTCGCTGCTGGCCCATATCAAGGGTCCGGACTTCCCGACCGGCGGGTCGATCGCCGAGGCGCCGGAGGCGATCCTGCAGGCCTATGAGACGGGGCGCGGCAGTTTCCGCGTGCGCGCCCGCTGGCAGGTCGAGAAGCTGAATCACGGGCTGTTCCAGATCGTCGTCACGGAAATTCCCTATCAGGTGCAGAAGTCCCGCCTGGTCGAGAAAATCGCCGAGCTGATGCAGGCGAAGAAGCTGGCCATGCTGGGCGATGTGCGCGACGAATCGACTGCCGATGTGCGCCTGGTGCTGGAGCCGAAATCGCGCAATGTCGATCCCGCCGTGCTGATGGAGAGCCTGTTCCGGCAGACCGAACTGGAAAACCGCATTTCGCTGAACATGAACCTGCTGGACCGCGAAGGCGTGCCCCGGGTCATGACCCTGCGCGAGGTACTGCGCGACTATCTGGCGCATCGCGAGGAGGTGCTGCGGCGCCGGACCGCGCACCGGCTGGAGCATATCGCGCGCCGGCTGGAAATCCTGGGCGGCTACCTGATTGCCTATCTGAACCTGGATGAGGTGATCCGCATCATCCGCGAGGAGGATGAGCCGAAGCAGGAGCTGATGACCCGCTTCGATCTGTCCGACCTGCAGGCCGAATCGATCCTCAACATGCGGCTGCGTGCCCTGCGCAAGCTGGAGGAAATCGAGATCCGCAAGGAGTTCGATGCGCTGACGGAAGAGCAGGCCGACCTCACCGACCTGATGGCGAAGGAACCCCGGCGCTGGAAGATCGTCGGCAAGCAGATCGCCGATCTGCAGAAGCGTTTCGGCCAGGATACGGCGCTGGGCAAGCGCCGCACCGACATCGAAGGCCCGCCCTCGGAAACGGTGGTCCCGCTGGAGGCGATGGTCGAGCGCGAGCCGGTGACCGTGCTGTGTTCCGCCAAGGGCTGGGTGCGCGCGCTGCGCGGCCACAATCTCGATGTTGCGGAGACCAAGTACAAGGAAGGGGACGAGGCGCGCTTCGCCATCCCCTGCGAGACGACGGACAAGCTGCTGGTGTTCACCGCCGATGGCCGGTTCTTCACCATCGGCGTGGACAAGCTGCCACGGGGCAGGGGCTTCGGCGAGCCGATCCGGCTGATGATTGATCTGGCGCAGGACAAGGACATTGTCGCCCTGATGGTCCACAAGCCGGGCCGCAGGCTGCTTGTGGCCTCCGATGACGGGCGCGGCTTCCTGGTGAAGGAAGAGGATGTGCTGGCGCAGACCCGCACCGGCCGGCAGGTCGTGAATCCGGGCGATGGGGCGTCGGCCACCATCTGCATCCCGGCGGAGGGTGACAGCGTTGCCGTGGTCGGCAGCAACCGCAAGCTGCTGATCTTCGCGCTGGAGGAAATCCCGGAGATGCAGCGCGGGCGCGGCGTGATCCTGCAGAAATATGCCGGTGGCAAGCTGACCGACGTGAAGGTGTTCAACCTGGCAGACGGCATCAGCTGGACCCTGAATGGCGGCCGGGTGCGGACCGAGACGGATCTGCTGACCTGGCGCATGAAGCGTGCCGGGGCAGGCCGCCTGGTGCCGCGCGGCTTCCCGCAGAACAATCGCTTCAACTGA
- a CDS encoding TRAP transporter small permease subunit: protein MRLVDSMNEYIGRFVSWFTLATVVICFVVVVLRYAFGIGILWLQELYVWSHAIVFMVGAGYTMLHGGHVRVDIFYDRLDVRKKAWTNIFGTIVFLLPWLAVVAYYGVGFFEASYRVGESSPQGGGMPALYVLKSLILVFCFLVGLQGLALMGRSILILKGHAGFLPEPEEFTKR, encoded by the coding sequence GTGCGTCTGGTAGACTCGATGAACGAGTATATCGGGCGTTTCGTGTCCTGGTTTACCCTGGCCACGGTTGTCATCTGTTTCGTCGTCGTGGTCCTGCGCTATGCCTTCGGTATCGGCATATTGTGGCTGCAGGAACTGTATGTGTGGTCGCATGCCATCGTGTTCATGGTGGGCGCGGGCTACACCATGCTGCACGGCGGCCATGTCCGGGTCGATATCTTCTATGACCGGCTGGATGTCCGGAAGAAGGCCTGGACCAATATCTTCGGAACCATCGTCTTCCTGCTGCCCTGGCTGGCCGTGGTGGCCTATTACGGGGTGGGTTTCTTCGAGGCGTCCTACAGGGTCGGCGAATCCTCGCCGCAGGGCGGCGGCATGCCGGCGCTCTATGTGCTGAAGAGCCTGATCCTGGTGTTCTGCTTCCTGGTCGGCTTGCAGGGGCTGGCGCTGATGGGGCGCAGCATCCTGATCCTGAAGGGCCATGCCGGCTTCCTGCCGGAACCCGAAGAATTCACCAAGCGCTAG
- a CDS encoding TRAP transporter large permease, which translates to MDKALLGELIAMLMFIVTIFIVLVGYPVAFTLAGTALIFSVLGHFLGVFDYAFLTSLPARYFGTMINEVLVAVPLFVFMGVMLERSRIAEALLETMGQLFGTLRGGLGISVILVGTLLAASTGIVGATVVTMGLLSLPAMMRAGYDPKLASGIICASGTLGQIIPPSTVLIFIGDMLQGANQAAQLAKGNLAPDPVSVGDLFVGALLPGLLLVGLYIIWILIRSVVSPQSCPAIEMTAAQRRGLPLRVIKVMVPPLLLIIAVLGSILAGFATPTESASVGAVGATILAAANRQFNLGILKQVMRSTMTITSMVFILLLGASVFSVVFRGLGGEKVVEDVLSSLPGGQFTAILAVMALMFLLGFFLDTFEIIFIVVPITAPVLLMMGVDPVWLGVMIGVNLQTSFLTPPFGFALFYLRGVAAKLVSTGAIYRGAVPFVAIQVIAIAILWEFPSLATWLPEIVFGEPAPAAGVPGSDQPPQSLEDMLKGTQDTLTPGGGDSFSDPTSQFK; encoded by the coding sequence ATGGATAAGGCTCTTCTCGGCGAACTGATCGCCATGCTGATGTTCATCGTCACGATCTTCATCGTGCTGGTGGGCTACCCGGTTGCCTTCACCCTGGCCGGCACGGCGCTGATCTTCAGCGTCCTCGGCCATTTTCTGGGCGTCTTCGACTATGCCTTCCTGACCAGCCTGCCGGCCCGCTATTTCGGCACCATGATCAATGAGGTGCTGGTCGCGGTGCCGCTGTTCGTCTTCATGGGCGTGATGCTGGAACGCTCTCGTATCGCCGAGGCGCTGCTGGAGACGATGGGCCAGCTGTTCGGCACGCTGCGCGGCGGCCTCGGCATCTCGGTGATCCTGGTGGGCACGCTGCTGGCCGCTTCGACCGGCATTGTCGGTGCCACGGTCGTTACCATGGGGCTGCTCAGCCTGCCGGCGATGATGCGGGCGGGTTATGATCCGAAGCTGGCCAGCGGCATCATCTGCGCCTCGGGCACGCTGGGGCAGATCATCCCGCCCTCGACCGTGCTGATCTTCATCGGCGACATGCTGCAAGGCGCCAACCAGGCCGCGCAGCTGGCCAAGGGGAATCTGGCGCCGGATCCGGTGTCGGTCGGTGATCTGTTCGTTGGCGCACTGCTGCCAGGCCTGCTGCTTGTAGGGCTCTACATCATCTGGATTCTGATCCGCTCCGTCGTCAGCCCGCAAAGCTGCCCGGCCATTGAGATGACGGCGGCACAACGCCGTGGCCTGCCGTTGCGTGTGATCAAGGTGATGGTGCCGCCGCTGCTGCTCATCATCGCGGTGCTCGGCTCGATCCTTGCCGGTTTCGCCACGCCGACCGAATCGGCCTCCGTCGGCGCGGTCGGCGCGACCATCCTTGCGGCGGCCAACCGTCAGTTCAATCTCGGCATCCTGAAGCAGGTCATGCGCTCGACGATGACCATCACCTCGATGGTCTTCATCCTGCTGCTGGGTGCCTCTGTCTTCTCCGTCGTGTTCCGCGGCCTTGGTGGCGAGAAGGTGGTGGAGGACGTGCTGTCCAGCCTGCCGGGCGGCCAGTTCACCGCGATCCTGGCGGTCATGGCGCTGATGTTCCTGCTGGGCTTCTTCCTGGATACCTTCGAGATCATCTTCATCGTGGTGCCGATCACGGCCCCGGTGCTGCTGATGATGGGGGTCGATCCGGTCTGGCTCGGCGTGATGATCGGCGTGAATTTGCAGACCAGCTTCCTGACGCCACCCTTCGGCTTCGCGCTGTTCTATCTGCGCGGTGTGGCGGCAAAACTGGTCAGTACCGGAGCGATCTATCGCGGCGCGGTGCCGTTCGTCGCGATCCAGGTCATTGCCATCGCCATCCTGTGGGAGTTCCCGTCGCTGGCGACCTGGCTGCCGGAGATCGTGTTCGGCGAACCGGCGCCAGCGGCCGGCGTGCCGGGCTCGGACCAGCCGCCGCAGAGCCTGGAGGATATGCTGAAGGGCACCCAGGACACGCTGACGCCTGGTGGCGGGGACAGCTTCTCGGACCCGACCAGCCAGTTCAAATAA